One window of Candidatus Omnitrophota bacterium genomic DNA carries:
- a CDS encoding DUF6485 family protein — protein sequence MSTCQNKVKCTCTYGGCDKHGKCCECLQYHLRMKELPACCFPPQVERTYDRSFRKFIDTYK from the coding sequence ATGTCAACCTGTCAGAATAAAGTAAAATGCACTTGCACCTATGGCGGCTGCGACAAGCACGGCAAATGCTGCGAATGCCTGCAATACCATCTGCGCATGAAAGAACTACCCGCCTGCTGCTTCCCGCCGCAAGTGGAAAGAACCTACGACCGTTCCTTCCGCAAGTTTATTGATACGTATAAATGA
- a CDS encoding glycosyltransferase family 39 protein, whose amino-acid sequence MRRFWKDDDWEEPSPAEEAEASSDSASFLAWPGWLKAIYIEFLLLSLLMAILLSIRADGAGRPCLQFCEPFIQWIVAAKKWMVIDSAARASWLGWGLAGLAFFGAAIGLARKKEEAVRPFFLFTAGCLAILAQTSYFLGNAFRGGLFYALSLMILIVWRFLPPILGPDVDFYPDREDESDEPPAPQRLYHFILEFLGLAVLTLLTIVFRFYSLNQLPTIFDGEMAASMAVATDLPSAFKLNYEPMSPFGWAPLGLVYFLLINASTQICGMTLLAVRIVSAVVGVLLVQLLYGLLRRMGGRTAAFIGAALFAFSSIEIVWGRHDFFPLSYPSLIAAALCWTTYLALVKEKFRNFFLTALWMGLTYHLFPSGQTAFLIPIGVMLWSLLTVRGFARRCWGKCSLIAIGGALWFAGLSISAYLADGVWKWINPLSNAAVSKGTLRGHALWTAQEPGWGLWGRISYIAGGVWDNFTGVIKSLFTAMEWPQYRYTPIYGIPDHPMTYIPAVAAVLLFVGLIVCLLAPRRRNCAFLLIWMIAALLPGILSSQAEARRIAFFFPAVYAAAALAAAKGFEALEFLLGRWTGRLARLFLIPSFLVGLAILHGGIYFDQDKRFPPATQTAAAISHYVKPGSFVVLDFAIDNPYRLINEITFTMLDELSRPDRPAIWHVAEPHEWPLLAVYPKPDFEKWYYHYSKMKKIAPELRANPSWNRLTYIVHDIPANEKKIAILQGIYPDAFWMHHLIYPLYDFYSVETRLDSQSAEDRLRPIAVVEGDCSFLPEDRKDWWRGVDCIVEEKASETPIKGAALNFSAGLWIREQRWLAFRILGGGEGAAFNLNGQPAPLDEFLPLTDGINRLEIRLPHPANLPIVLQSRGAGSQNYEDIAASNLVSPQLSDVGPLKPLLFSYYEGYGAPQTAAAGDAAFAADFAVSPAGCLAMLHRGADSWKVRVTEADGAVAAEWEHPLVNHHHEPRYGVCFIGNDEIAVLDSPKVFLYDVRGNLEKEFDLPIDPLGGVDIAANLDGELFAASVDQHCVFYFRKEWSEFKRLAPQAKAGDREWNPRWLSFAARQLAVLDDREHIQLFENIVDDPLEYRWKKEIPLQFNLGSDMENALSVILFQMSGRGWFYLRFLREKEFRVLDEKGVRRFASAPEGDLSILLQDRCRQIIGFDSGDRLYVWDERACVILRLEPIGNDLEDQEKM is encoded by the coding sequence ATGCGCCGATTTTGGAAAGATGACGACTGGGAGGAACCATCCCCTGCGGAAGAGGCGGAAGCGTCTTCGGATTCCGCCTCATTTCTCGCATGGCCTGGCTGGCTGAAGGCGATTTATATCGAGTTCCTCTTATTATCGCTGCTGATGGCGATACTGCTTTCGATTCGCGCCGATGGGGCGGGCCGTCCTTGCCTGCAATTTTGCGAGCCGTTCATCCAATGGATCGTCGCGGCGAAAAAGTGGATGGTCATCGATTCCGCCGCCCGCGCATCCTGGCTGGGTTGGGGATTGGCCGGATTGGCGTTCTTCGGCGCCGCGATAGGTTTAGCGCGGAAAAAAGAAGAGGCGGTGCGGCCGTTCTTTCTTTTCACGGCGGGATGTTTGGCGATTCTGGCTCAGACTTCCTATTTTCTGGGCAACGCATTTCGCGGCGGTCTCTTTTATGCTCTATCTCTCATGATTCTGATCGTATGGCGATTCCTCCCTCCAATACTGGGGCCGGACGTGGATTTTTATCCTGACCGCGAGGACGAATCCGACGAACCGCCCGCTCCACAGCGATTGTATCATTTCATATTGGAATTTCTCGGCCTGGCCGTCCTCACGCTGCTGACGATCGTTTTCCGTTTTTACTCACTCAACCAACTTCCCACGATTTTTGACGGCGAAATGGCGGCCAGCATGGCCGTGGCCACCGATCTGCCCAGCGCCTTCAAACTGAACTACGAACCTATGAGTCCCTTCGGCTGGGCGCCACTCGGCCTTGTCTATTTTTTGCTCATTAACGCATCCACGCAAATCTGCGGCATGACGCTGTTGGCGGTGCGCATAGTATCGGCGGTTGTGGGAGTGTTGCTTGTCCAGCTGCTTTACGGCCTATTGCGACGCATGGGAGGAAGAACCGCCGCTTTCATCGGCGCGGCTTTGTTCGCCTTCAGCTCGATTGAAATCGTCTGGGGCAGACATGATTTTTTCCCTCTTTCCTATCCTTCGCTCATCGCCGCCGCCCTTTGCTGGACGACGTATTTAGCGCTCGTCAAAGAAAAATTCCGCAATTTCTTTTTAACTGCCTTATGGATGGGATTGACGTATCATCTCTTTCCCTCCGGCCAGACGGCTTTCTTGATTCCCATCGGCGTAATGCTTTGGAGTCTTCTGACCGTTCGCGGTTTCGCCCGCCGTTGTTGGGGGAAATGCTCCCTTATCGCGATAGGCGGCGCATTATGGTTCGCTGGGCTTTCCATCAGCGCTTATCTGGCTGACGGCGTTTGGAAATGGATCAATCCCCTCTCCAACGCCGCCGTCTCCAAAGGCACTTTGCGGGGACATGCGCTTTGGACGGCGCAAGAGCCGGGATGGGGGCTTTGGGGGCGAATTTCTTATATCGCGGGCGGCGTTTGGGACAATTTCACCGGCGTTATTAAAAGCCTCTTCACCGCTATGGAATGGCCTCAGTATCGTTATACTCCCATTTACGGCATCCCCGATCATCCCATGACCTATATTCCCGCCGTGGCCGCCGTATTGTTATTCGTCGGCTTGATCGTCTGCTTGCTCGCGCCGCGCCGCCGCAATTGCGCTTTTTTGTTGATATGGATGATCGCCGCCTTACTGCCGGGTATTCTATCTTCGCAAGCGGAAGCCCGCCGAATCGCCTTCTTTTTTCCGGCTGTTTACGCCGCCGCCGCTTTGGCCGCCGCAAAAGGATTCGAAGCGCTTGAATTTTTGTTAGGACGCTGGACGGGGCGATTGGCTCGTTTGTTTCTGATTCCTTCATTTTTAGTCGGGCTTGCCATTCTTCATGGCGGAATTTATTTCGACCAGGATAAAAGATTTCCCCCAGCGACTCAAACGGCGGCAGCCATCAGCCATTACGTCAAGCCGGGTTCTTTCGTCGTATTGGATTTCGCCATCGACAATCCCTATCGCTTAATCAATGAAATTACCTTCACGATGCTTGATGAATTGAGCCGTCCCGATCGCCCCGCGATATGGCATGTCGCCGAACCGCATGAGTGGCCGCTATTAGCGGTCTATCCTAAACCCGATTTCGAAAAATGGTATTATCATTATTCGAAAATGAAAAAAATCGCGCCCGAATTGCGCGCGAATCCATCCTGGAACCGATTGACCTATATCGTTCACGATATCCCCGCCAATGAGAAAAAAATCGCCATTCTTCAAGGCATCTATCCCGACGCCTTTTGGATGCATCATCTAATTTACCCTCTTTACGATTTCTATTCCGTTGAAACGCGGCTGGATTCCCAATCTGCTGAAGATCGCCTGCGGCCTATCGCCGTAGTGGAAGGCGATTGCTCCTTTTTGCCGGAAGACAGAAAGGACTGGTGGCGCGGCGTCGATTGCATCGTGGAGGAAAAAGCGTCCGAAACTCCGATCAAGGGCGCAGCGTTGAATTTCAGCGCCGGATTATGGATCAGAGAACAACGCTGGCTAGCTTTTCGCATTCTCGGCGGCGGAGAAGGCGCCGCATTTAACCTGAACGGCCAGCCTGCGCCGCTCGATGAATTCCTCCCTCTAACCGATGGAATCAATCGTCTGGAAATTCGATTGCCGCATCCCGCCAATCTGCCTATCGTGCTTCAATCCCGCGGCGCAGGCAGCCAGAATTACGAGGATATCGCCGCATCCAACCTTGTTTCGCCGCAATTATCCGATGTGGGACCGCTAAAGCCGCTGCTCTTTTCTTATTATGAAGGCTATGGAGCGCCTCAAACCGCCGCCGCCGGAGACGCCGCTTTTGCGGCGGATTTCGCCGTTTCTCCCGCCGGCTGTCTCGCTATGCTCCATCGGGGCGCGGATTCCTGGAAGGTCAGAGTGACGGAGGCGGATGGCGCCGTCGCCGCCGAATGGGAGCATCCTCTCGTTAACCATCATCATGAACCGCGATATGGCGTATGTTTTATCGGCAATGACGAAATCGCCGTTTTGGACTCCCCCAAAGTTTTCCTCTATGACGTTCGAGGAAATTTAGAAAAAGAGTTCGATCTCCCCATCGATCCTCTCGGCGGCGTGGATATCGCCGCCAATCTCGATGGCGAACTATTCGCTGCCTCCGTCGATCAACATTGCGTTTTTTATTTCCGCAAGGAGTGGTCCGAATTCAAACGGTTGGCGCCGCAAGCGAAAGCCGGAGATCGAGAATGGAATCCTCGCTGGTTATCTTTTGCGGCGCGTCAATTGGCCGTTCTCGACGATAGGGAACACATTCAGCTATTCGAAAATATTGTTGATGATCCGCTGGAATATCGT